CCAGATTCTTATACAGCATATCATCTGGGGACAAGTCCATCACCTATAATGCTTGTGCCAGTCAACTGTTGTTTACAGACCTCTTTGCagtaacagatttttttctcctgaccACTATGTCCtatgatcgctatgtggccatctgcaaacccctGCGTTACACCACCATCATGAGTCCCACAGTCTGCAGGAACTTCATCCTCTTCTGTTGGGTAACAGCACTCATCATCATTCTCCCACCAATGAGTCTAGGTTTGGGCCTGGAATTCTGTGATTCAAACATCATTGATCATTTTTGCTGTGACACATCTCCTATCCTGAAGATCTCTTGCTCAGACACATGGTTGATAGAACAGATGGTTATAGTCTGTACTGCGTTGACCCTCATCTTCACCCTCATGTGTGTAGTTCTGTCCTACGTTTATATCATTGGGACCATTCTACGGTTTCcctctgcccagcaaaggaaaaaggccTTTTCCACTTGCTCCTCCCACATGATCGTTGTTTCCATTACGTATGGTAGCTGCATCTTCATTTATGTCAAACCTTCAGCCAAGGATGAAGTAGCTATTAATAAGGGGATCTCACTCCTTATTGCTTCTATCTCACCAATGTTGAATCCCTTTATTTACACACTGAGAAACAAGCAAGTGAAGCAAGCTTTTCatgactcaatttaaaaaattgcattccTCTCAAAGATGTAAAGGAGAAATGACTCAATGCATCCGactgaaaggaaggaggaagaggcttAAAACCTGAAGCTTCTAATACTATTTGtctttatatcatttattctGCAGTCATACGGACATTCTCACTTTCTTTAAACAGCTTACTGTGAACCCTGTTCCATTTTTTACTTTCCACTAAAACTAAACTCTGTGGGTATTTACTCTTAGTGTCTGACAGCAACTGATGTTTGCCAAACACGTTGGTTGTTATCCCTGGAAACACAGTAgaccgcttttttttttttttccatatttctatACCGTTAGGTGTGACTATGTACCCTAGTTAACAGAATGGCTGTGGTAGTGATGTGCACCATTTCTAGACCCGGCCTGTAAAACACCTAATATGTGATTCACCATCCCTTTTGTCCCCACCTACCAGCCAGATGCCAGGGTTACATGACTTTGTAAGCTTCACATTGGTGATGAATGCAGTTGATTTTCCATCTCAG
The window above is part of the Ursus arctos isolate Adak ecotype North America unplaced genomic scaffold, UrsArc2.0 scaffold_26, whole genome shotgun sequence genome. Proteins encoded here:
- the LOC113255943 gene encoding olfactory receptor 6C2-like: MRNQMSLTTFILLGLTEDPRLKILLFIFLFLSYMLSVSGNLTIITLTLIDPHLKTPMYLFLQNFSFLEISFTTACVPRFLYSISSGDKSITYNACASQLLFTDLFAVTDFFLLTTMSYDRYVAICKPLRYTTIMSPTVCRNFILFCWVTALIIILPPMSLGLGLEFCDSNIIDHFCCDTSPILKISCSDTWLIEQMVIVCTALTLIFTLMCVVLSYVYIIGTILRFPSAQQRKKAFSTCSSHMIVVSITYGSCIFIYVKPSAKDEVAINKGISLLIASISPMLNPFIYTLRNKQVKQAFHDSI